Genomic DNA from [Limnothrix rosea] IAM M-220:
TGTCGATCACGATTATGAGCCGTCAAAATAGCCAAAGTTCTGAGGCGATCGCCAAGGAAGTCCGCCAACAAGTCATGATTTTAGGAAGCTTTCTTCTAACATTTTGGCTACTAGAAATTAGTGACCAATTCGTTTTTCAAAAGCTATGGCGGGGCGGTCTCGATGTATTTGGCATCATTCCCCGCAATATGACCGGACTACGGGGCGTTATCTTTGCCCCATTTCTCCACGGTGATTTCCAGCATCTCATGGCGAATACCTTACCCTTTGGGATTCTCGGCTGGCTTGTGATGTTTAATCGTATTCGAGATTTCTGGACTGTAACGGCGATCGCCACAGTAATTGGTGGTTTGGGCGTATGGCTTGTTGGCGCAGCAAACTCAGTTCACCTCGGCGCTAGTATCCTGATCTTCGGTTATTTAGGCTTTCTCCTATTTCGTGGCTACTTCCAGCGAGATATTCCTTCCCTTGCCCTAGCCGGCATTGTGTTCTTTTTCTATGGCGGCGTTTTGTGGGGTGTTTTACCCGTAACCCCCGGCGTTTCTTGGGAAGGTCATTTATTTGGTTTCATTGGTGGTGGTGTCGCAGCAAAGCTCCTCAGCAACAAACCATAATTTTAAGTAATTTTAAACTTTGCACGGGGATAATCTGGTAAAAATAAAACCCTGTTGGTGTCAGCCATAAGGTTTTCCATCAGCTTTGTAAAAGTAAAATATTAAAAACCAAAAATCTTTAAAGCAAGAACAACTTTTTATGGGAGAAAACCCCATAGAAATCACTTAAAGATCGACCTGGGTAATATCAGAAAGAGCATCAAGACTACCAAGAACAGCTCGTGATTCTACAGGTCTTTGCACCAACACAAAACCAGAAATGGCCACAACTATCGCAGAGGCGATCGCCAAACTTC
This window encodes:
- a CDS encoding rhomboid family intramembrane serine protease, translating into MSRQNSQSSEAIAKEVRQQVMILGSFLLTFWLLEISDQFVFQKLWRGGLDVFGIIPRNMTGLRGVIFAPFLHGDFQHLMANTLPFGILGWLVMFNRIRDFWTVTAIATVIGGLGVWLVGAANSVHLGASILIFGYLGFLLFRGYFQRDIPSLALAGIVFFFYGGVLWGVLPVTPGVSWEGHLFGFIGGGVAAKLLSNKP